A portion of the Prosthecobacter fusiformis genome contains these proteins:
- a CDS encoding formylglycine-generating enzyme family protein, with product MPPAASTIKDLPPATKEAPFVNSLGMKFVPVPGTNILMCTTETTVEQYRSSQMTASGIPPFPQTGDHPIVGVNWQQAKAWCEWLSKREGRRYRLPSDREWTEAAGVETYPWGNTWPPPTNTGNFAGQELRNCSEQDRQTLLKSRGMVNKGFMLINNFSDRHIFTAPVGSYPPNRLGIHDLGGNVSEWGRDNNPNKHPFGHPGKFPSIRGGTWNSALTAELTTASHTTYIPFDRWSYFTGFRVVLAPN from the coding sequence ATGCCGCCTGCTGCCAGCACAATCAAGGACCTTCCTCCTGCCACCAAAGAAGCACCCTTTGTGAACAGTCTCGGCATGAAATTTGTGCCCGTGCCTGGAACCAACATTTTGATGTGCACGACGGAGACAACGGTTGAGCAGTATAGATCAAGCCAAATGACTGCATCAGGGATTCCGCCATTTCCACAAACGGGCGATCACCCGATAGTTGGTGTGAACTGGCAGCAGGCTAAAGCATGGTGTGAGTGGTTGTCTAAAAGAGAAGGGCGTCGATATCGTCTTCCTAGCGATCGTGAGTGGACTGAGGCAGCAGGTGTGGAAACTTATCCTTGGGGAAATACATGGCCACCTCCCACCAATACAGGCAACTTCGCCGGACAAGAATTGCGCAACTGTTCCGAACAAGATAGGCAAACCCTTTTAAAATCGCGAGGAATGGTGAACAAGGGCTTCATGCTCATTAATAATTTTTCAGACCGGCATATTTTCACTGCTCCAGTTGGAAGTTACCCTCCTAACCGACTGGGGATCCATGACTTGGGCGGTAACGTTTCGGAATGGGGCCGAGACAACAACCCAAACAAGCACCCCTTCGGACATCCAGGCAAGTTTCCATCCATTCGCGGCGGCACCTGGAATTCGGCTTTGACCGCTGAACTCACAACAGCAAGTCATACTACGTATATCCCATTCGATCGATGGTCCTATTTTACAGGTTTCCGTGTCGTACTTGCGCCTAACTAA
- a CDS encoding DUF4384 domain-containing protein, whose translation MKRFLNSLLLLIAFPVLADEAKVLQIFDQKCADCHSDGDEEPPLHGGINLTKLQGNEDGIKSILDRITRPDGTKGRMPKSKGNPGDASYLPPLSAEEIALVKAWAGGTAPAASTPATSAPTPAPADAPAATPAPAAEEKPAVAAAPPRRFIPVTEEVRRIADDVMKLSESAQPFARYLTLTNLANLRDASGQPVEDEKQMETYRAAISKLLNSLSHEGQIRVPTAVDEDKTIYRFDLRDYGWTQQEWEQHVVSGYPYALRGFDARRETEIADATHSASAWVRADWFTFAAGQPPLYNQLLRLPDNDRDLEKELGIDVVGNLQNKRAIRAGFRLSGVSQGNRMIERHELGRYPGAYWKSYDFSPLDLHGQHDLFRSPLGPVGAGLTPNKDREFAHDGGEIIWNLRNGLQAYYLSTAAGAKLDRAPTEIVQDKKRRDGAIINGISCMACHESGMKYTLDKPLEQFRDEVGVIALKAGLDRSEQRIVEDLYAPQEKLHEVVKQDEERFKKALEAATPGYDQPLDPVERLYKRFKADIRLETLAAEFGEEDPTFIEKLKDTRDADLESIAAQLEAGMEFPRAGFLDQFRTIAHALRYHQLDFTPIAYTEFTSGASKAGGNVGQVVLSDGGKLSISTDKPHYVKGDLMTVKLKCTEGVFVRLYHFSADKKLTQIFPNAGQSDNFIRGGKEIILPEPGAAFRFRMGSPFGTEIILAVASPVQFTDDGNLSFAQGEVFKSFPETDLRQAKKRGVKGLTVEVTTPTGKVVGERSAPTFSARAVFTVSDH comes from the coding sequence ATGAAACGATTTCTCAATTCCCTCCTGCTCCTCATCGCGTTTCCAGTCCTGGCGGATGAGGCCAAAGTCCTGCAGATTTTTGATCAAAAGTGTGCCGACTGCCACAGTGACGGCGATGAAGAGCCACCGCTGCATGGCGGCATCAACCTGACGAAACTGCAAGGTAACGAAGACGGCATCAAAAGCATCCTGGACCGAATCACCAGACCGGACGGTACCAAAGGCCGGATGCCCAAGAGCAAAGGCAATCCCGGAGATGCCTCCTATTTACCGCCGCTGTCCGCCGAAGAAATCGCCCTGGTGAAAGCATGGGCAGGAGGCACTGCACCCGCAGCCAGTACGCCTGCGACCAGCGCGCCAACTCCTGCGCCTGCGGATGCCCCGGCTGCAACCCCAGCCCCTGCGGCGGAGGAAAAACCTGCCGTCGCCGCTGCCCCACCGCGCCGGTTTATCCCCGTCACGGAAGAAGTGCGCAGGATCGCCGATGATGTGATGAAACTGTCCGAATCCGCACAGCCCTTTGCCCGTTATTTAACGCTGACCAATCTGGCCAATCTCCGTGACGCCAGCGGCCAGCCTGTGGAGGATGAGAAGCAGATGGAAACTTACCGCGCGGCCATCAGCAAGCTGCTCAACAGCCTCAGCCACGAAGGCCAGATCCGCGTGCCCACCGCGGTGGATGAGGATAAAACAATCTACCGATTTGACCTGCGCGACTACGGGTGGACGCAGCAGGAATGGGAGCAGCATGTGGTGTCTGGTTATCCCTATGCCCTGCGTGGATTTGATGCCCGACGGGAGACTGAAATCGCCGATGCCACGCACAGCGCTTCGGCCTGGGTTCGTGCCGACTGGTTTACTTTTGCTGCCGGACAGCCGCCTTTATACAACCAGCTCCTGCGCCTGCCTGACAATGACCGTGACCTGGAAAAGGAGCTGGGCATTGATGTGGTGGGAAATCTGCAAAACAAGCGCGCCATCCGCGCCGGCTTCCGCCTGAGCGGGGTCAGCCAGGGCAACCGGATGATCGAACGTCACGAGCTGGGCCGCTATCCCGGTGCCTACTGGAAAAGCTACGACTTCAGCCCCCTGGACCTGCATGGACAGCATGACCTTTTTCGCAGCCCACTCGGCCCCGTAGGTGCAGGCCTGACGCCTAACAAAGACCGTGAATTTGCCCATGATGGTGGCGAGATCATCTGGAACCTCCGCAATGGACTCCAGGCCTATTATCTCAGCACGGCAGCAGGCGCGAAACTGGACCGTGCACCCACTGAAATCGTCCAGGATAAAAAACGCCGGGATGGAGCCATCATCAACGGCATCTCCTGCATGGCCTGCCATGAATCCGGCATGAAGTATACCCTGGACAAGCCCTTGGAACAGTTCCGGGATGAGGTGGGCGTCATTGCCCTCAAAGCTGGACTGGACCGTTCGGAGCAAAGGATCGTGGAGGACCTCTACGCACCTCAAGAAAAACTGCATGAGGTGGTGAAGCAGGATGAGGAGCGGTTCAAAAAGGCCCTGGAAGCCGCCACCCCCGGCTATGACCAGCCGCTCGATCCCGTGGAGCGGCTCTACAAGCGCTTCAAAGCCGATATCAGGCTGGAAACCCTGGCGGCTGAATTTGGTGAAGAAGACCCCACCTTCATTGAAAAACTGAAAGACACCCGTGATGCCGATCTGGAAAGCATCGCCGCGCAGCTGGAGGCAGGCATGGAGTTTCCACGTGCCGGATTCCTGGATCAGTTCCGCACCATCGCCCACGCCTTGCGTTATCATCAGTTAGACTTCACTCCCATCGCCTACACAGAGTTCACCAGCGGAGCCTCCAAGGCAGGTGGAAACGTCGGCCAGGTAGTCTTGAGCGATGGTGGCAAACTCTCCATCAGCACGGACAAGCCCCACTATGTGAAAGGCGACCTGATGACCGTGAAGCTCAAATGCACGGAAGGTGTGTTCGTCCGCCTTTATCATTTCAGTGCCGATAAAAAGCTCACTCAAATCTTTCCTAATGCTGGCCAGAGCGACAATTTCATCCGGGGTGGCAAAGAGATTATTTTGCCTGAACCTGGCGCTGCTTTCCGCTTTCGCATGGGTTCCCCCTTCGGCACGGAAATCATCCTCGCCGTCGCCAGCCCGGTTCAATTCACGGATGATGGCAACCTCAGCTTTGCCCAGGGAGAAGTCTTCAAATCCTTCCCCGA
- a CDS encoding SUMF1/EgtB/PvdO family nonheme iron enzyme, with product MGRHMASPNQLCKLHGTGVEGEKSEGLCQCAGSRFFKCDQGVSRSSFFEAPVGSYPANALGIHDLFGNVWEWMEDTSALRGASWINSERSELETAHRWEVSSNSVVLTGGFRIVVEL from the coding sequence ATGGGGCGCCACATGGCCTCCCCCAACCAACTTTGCAAACTACATGGGACAGGAGTCGAAGGTGAAAAGAGTGAGGGCCTATGTCAATGCGCAGGGTCTCGATTCTTTAAATGCGATCAAGGGGTTTCAAGATCCTCATTTTTTGAGGCGCCGGTGGGAAGTTATCCAGCCAATGCGCTCGGCATCCACGACTTGTTTGGCAATGTCTGGGAGTGGATGGAGGACACATCAGCCCTGCGTGGAGCCTCCTGGATCAATAGTGAGCGTTCAGAACTGGAAACTGCCCATCGTTGGGAAGTGTCTTCTAACTCCGTTGTGTTGACGGGGGGGTTCAGAATCGTGGTGGAATTGTGA
- a CDS encoding OmpA family protein, whose protein sequence is MKHVLLLSFTLSLLLASFVNASDQAVISAEQLAKKWKRTKSLATPVEETRTTTVKVTKGLTVEVQKVEVKVDADTQERFQNVRFELGSDQIQDGRSFRQLAEIAKAMQMAGTETFLIEGHTCDLGPDADNKDLSQRRAEVVVAELIRLGVPAYRLQFLGFGEERPVTANLDESERSVNRRVEIYRKL, encoded by the coding sequence ATGAAACACGTCCTCCTCCTTTCATTCACCCTTTCTTTGCTGCTGGCTTCTTTCGTCAACGCCAGCGATCAGGCTGTCATCTCTGCCGAGCAACTGGCAAAAAAATGGAAACGCACCAAGTCCCTGGCGACCCCTGTGGAGGAAACCCGCACAACCACGGTGAAGGTGACGAAGGGCCTCACGGTGGAGGTGCAAAAAGTGGAAGTGAAGGTGGATGCGGATACACAGGAACGTTTTCAAAATGTTCGGTTTGAACTGGGGAGTGACCAAATTCAGGATGGCAGATCCTTCCGGCAACTGGCCGAGATCGCGAAGGCAATGCAGATGGCGGGGACTGAAACGTTTTTGATTGAAGGGCATACCTGCGACCTTGGGCCGGATGCGGACAATAAAGACCTTTCTCAGCGGCGTGCAGAGGTGGTGGTGGCGGAATTGATCCGACTGGGCGTGCCCGCTTATCGCCTGCAGTTCCTTGGCTTTGGTGAGGAAAGGCCCGTGACCGCCAACCTGGATGAGAGCGAGCGTTCAGTGAACCGTCGTGTGGAAATCTACAGAAAGCTGTAG
- a CDS encoding formylglycine-generating enzyme family protein: MKFRQMSMQPFTLRIVPGLFLAALLLTQCQVPTGGRVQPNSLAATKEAPFVNSLGMKFVPVPGTQILMCTTETTVSQYRLSGGSVPPPEFPQDGNHPVVNVDWNQSKAWCDWLSQKEGRKYRLPTESEWKKAIGSAKYPWGNSWPPPNYSGNYSGQEWRNCSEDDLPVFYKIWSGGVKMSLIGGFSDNHLYTAPVGSYAANGLGIHDLGGNVWEWTMHWIPESYESRYGGSFTDFDRDYMTSAARNVAAIHRTTKQDEIGFRCVLVR, from the coding sequence ATGAAATTCAGACAAATGTCGATGCAGCCTTTCACTCTCCGTATTGTCCCAGGCCTTTTTCTGGCCGCACTGCTGTTAACCCAATGCCAGGTGCCAACGGGGGGCAGGGTACAGCCTAACTCACTTGCCGCCACCAAAGAGGCACCTTTTGTGAACAGTCTCGGCATGAAGTTTGTGCCTGTGCCGGGCACGCAGATTCTTATGTGCACGACGGAAACCACTGTCTCACAGTATCGGTTAAGCGGTGGATCCGTGCCACCACCTGAATTTCCACAGGATGGAAATCACCCGGTTGTTAATGTGGATTGGAATCAGTCAAAGGCATGGTGTGACTGGCTCTCGCAAAAAGAGGGCAGAAAATATCGTCTTCCCACCGAGTCCGAATGGAAGAAGGCCATTGGTTCGGCTAAGTATCCTTGGGGGAACTCGTGGCCGCCGCCAAATTATTCGGGAAATTACAGCGGGCAGGAATGGCGCAACTGCAGCGAGGACGATCTTCCAGTCTTTTATAAAATATGGAGTGGCGGGGTCAAAATGAGTCTTATCGGCGGCTTTAGCGACAATCATTTGTATACCGCCCCTGTCGGAAGCTATGCTGCCAACGGGCTGGGCATCCATGATTTAGGAGGTAATGTCTGGGAATGGACGATGCATTGGATCCCCGAGAGCTATGAATCGAGATACGGTGGATCGTTCACCGACTTTGACCGGGACTACATGACCAGCGCGGCTCGCAATGTGGCCGCCATTCATCGCACCACAAAGCAGGACGAGATCGGCTTTCGGTGCGTTTTAGTCCGCTGA
- a CDS encoding caspase family protein yields MKYSFLLASTAFFFTLTVNAERVALVIGNNQYSELPERMQLSSPVADAMDVATALSGLGYTIVTGAAVTDASRDVITSATEKFAQAARNAEAAVFYYSGHGVQVGEDNYILPTDTPKLTGISMLKGRGVLLRDSVMVALEEAGAKTKIIILDCCRDNPFSAQLESALSGIGKSVKTKSVGEITGYGPGFYLAFATSPGTTAEDGNGARNSPFTAAMLKVFPTCATKDIDFFFRDVKSNLGLEQVSWTNHSLTNSFTLASSIQPVAMPSSILVPSAPGASELEKLQREIAELKRLQLQMAEAPPQAPSTPSAADAPPAPLKPLDLPESGFFERSDLFAPSPYADYNSYSQMFILKQVQEKLKKLGHYTGATDGARGPGTQKALNAWQHEHGLPVSGRLDISTLEKLDLAKIKEMSRPTPPMQKKAVSKPKEMPTPPPAPKSIPAVDDFFKDV; encoded by the coding sequence ATGAAATATTCTTTCTTACTGGCGTCGACCGCCTTCTTTTTCACGTTGACTGTGAATGCTGAACGGGTGGCGCTGGTCATTGGGAATAATCAATACAGCGAGCTGCCAGAGCGCATGCAGCTCAGCAGTCCTGTTGCTGATGCCATGGATGTTGCTACTGCATTGAGCGGGCTCGGATACACGATTGTTACAGGAGCTGCGGTCACCGATGCCAGCCGCGACGTCATCACAAGTGCTACTGAGAAATTTGCCCAGGCCGCCCGGAATGCCGAGGCCGCTGTGTTTTACTACTCTGGACACGGAGTTCAGGTCGGGGAAGACAATTATATTCTGCCCACCGACACACCGAAACTCACTGGTATTTCCATGCTCAAGGGACGTGGTGTGCTGCTTCGCGACAGCGTGATGGTGGCCCTGGAAGAAGCCGGAGCGAAGACCAAAATCATCATCCTGGATTGCTGCCGTGACAATCCGTTCTCCGCACAGCTTGAGAGCGCCCTCTCAGGAATCGGCAAGAGTGTTAAAACCAAAAGCGTGGGAGAGATCACTGGCTACGGCCCAGGCTTCTACCTCGCATTTGCCACCAGTCCGGGCACCACGGCCGAGGACGGCAACGGCGCAAGGAACAGCCCCTTCACTGCCGCCATGCTCAAGGTTTTTCCGACATGTGCCACCAAGGACATTGACTTCTTCTTCCGTGACGTGAAGTCGAATCTCGGCCTGGAACAGGTGAGCTGGACCAATCACAGCCTGACAAACAGTTTCACGCTCGCATCTTCCATCCAGCCGGTGGCAATGCCCTCCAGCATTCTGGTGCCATCCGCTCCGGGCGCATCAGAGCTAGAAAAACTGCAACGTGAGATCGCGGAGCTGAAACGCCTTCAGTTGCAGATGGCGGAAGCGCCGCCCCAGGCACCCTCTACCCCCTCCGCAGCAGACGCGCCCCCCGCACCGCTCAAGCCACTGGACCTCCCTGAGAGCGGCTTTTTTGAACGCTCAGACCTGTTCGCTCCAAGTCCCTATGCGGACTACAACAGTTACAGCCAGATGTTCATCCTGAAGCAAGTTCAGGAGAAGCTCAAAAAGCTAGGTCACTATACAGGTGCGACGGACGGAGCCCGCGGCCCTGGCACGCAAAAGGCGCTCAATGCCTGGCAGCATGAACATGGACTGCCGGTTTCAGGCCGTCTCGACATCTCAACACTTGAAAAGCTCGACCTTGCCAAGATCAAAGAAATGTCCCGCCCCACGCCGCCCATGCAAAAAAAGGCTGTCAGTAAGCCCAAGGAGATGCCTACGCCCCCCCCTGCGCCCAAGTCCATTCCTGCAGTGGATGATTTTTTCAAAGACGTCTAG
- a CDS encoding SUMF1/EgtB/PvdO family nonheme iron enzyme yields the protein MKTWFLPVLALGLSCLSVQAGDIVALCIGNDEYVNPEDQLDTPGNDAQLMHDTLRRVPGVLPEDIVLLKNAQRNQMSLALRQFRSRAASAKLALVFYSGHGVEDTPTGYDRAETFLLPVDAHITSVDDLPDSAIPLRDVLSALEGTRGAARAVILDCCRSGARAATKALAGSTKNLGGIDEDVKRALGSAILPDGTLIAFAASPGRKAAAFLTEADSNSPFTLFLTDQMRTQGGDLFSIVNAASRTTKQRTEMRQVPHVELRGDASIITDFVIPASQPLAGLTTPPTTPPANETDQERKAREEAQRRITFGKIHTVMNAAFAKKPTLPRLSDLLATAPGSASIEKPFLNTLGMKFVPVLTYQGGEKVLFSIWETRRKDYAAYKNRDAGDTWKKLQLEDDESLHPASSVSWEEAAAFCAWLTQVERQGGCIGLQDEYRLPTDLEWSYAVGIGDQETATATPDVKDSLLDGVYPWGKSFPPPANTGNYADIKAKAKESGYEYLEGYSDGFATTSPAGSYPPNALGLYDLGGNVWEWCQDWYNAEKNTRVLRGGSWYDAAPVYLRSASRFPVDPTFSHDFNGFRCVLVVAKK from the coding sequence ATGAAAACGTGGTTCCTCCCCGTGCTGGCCCTTGGCCTGTCCTGCCTCTCTGTTCAGGCAGGGGACATCGTCGCCCTTTGTATTGGCAATGATGAGTATGTGAATCCGGAGGACCAATTGGATACCCCAGGGAATGATGCGCAGTTGATGCATGACACGCTGCGCCGTGTGCCAGGGGTACTGCCGGAGGACATCGTGCTGCTGAAGAATGCGCAGCGAAACCAGATGAGCCTGGCTCTGCGCCAGTTTCGCTCCCGCGCCGCATCCGCCAAGCTGGCACTGGTCTTTTACTCCGGTCACGGAGTGGAGGACACCCCGACGGGTTATGATCGTGCGGAGACTTTCCTACTGCCGGTGGATGCACACATCACCAGTGTGGATGACCTGCCGGATAGCGCCATTCCTCTGCGGGATGTGCTCAGTGCGCTGGAAGGCACACGCGGTGCTGCGCGTGCGGTGATCCTGGATTGCTGCCGTAGTGGTGCCCGGGCGGCAACAAAAGCTCTAGCTGGCTCCACGAAAAATCTGGGTGGGATTGATGAAGATGTGAAGCGCGCTCTCGGCAGCGCCATCCTGCCAGATGGCACGCTCATCGCCTTTGCGGCCAGCCCAGGACGCAAGGCAGCCGCCTTTCTGACGGAGGCCGATTCGAACAGCCCCTTCACTCTATTTTTGACGGATCAGATGCGCACGCAAGGCGGGGATCTTTTCTCCATTGTCAATGCTGCCAGCCGCACCACCAAGCAGCGCACAGAAATGCGCCAGGTGCCGCATGTGGAACTGCGGGGCGATGCCTCCATCATTACGGATTTTGTCATCCCCGCCTCCCAGCCCCTTGCTGGTCTGACAACCCCGCCCACCACTCCTCCCGCGAATGAAACGGATCAGGAACGCAAGGCTCGTGAGGAGGCGCAACGCCGGATCACCTTCGGCAAAATTCATACTGTGATGAATGCCGCATTCGCCAAAAAACCCACGCTGCCCAGGCTCTCGGATTTGCTGGCCACTGCGCCCGGATCCGCCTCCATTGAAAAGCCGTTCTTGAACACTTTGGGAATGAAGTTTGTGCCTGTGCTGACTTATCAAGGAGGTGAAAAAGTGCTCTTCAGCATCTGGGAAACGCGCCGCAAGGACTATGCCGCGTATAAAAACCGCGACGCCGGGGATACCTGGAAAAAGCTCCAGCTTGAGGATGATGAGAGCCTGCATCCAGCCTCCAGTGTGAGCTGGGAAGAAGCCGCCGCCTTTTGCGCCTGGCTGACCCAAGTGGAGCGCCAGGGCGGCTGCATCGGCCTTCAGGATGAATACCGCCTGCCCACAGATCTGGAGTGGAGTTATGCCGTAGGGATAGGCGATCAGGAAACGGCCACTGCTACCCCGGATGTGAAGGACAGTTTGCTGGATGGTGTTTATCCATGGGGTAAAAGCTTCCCGCCGCCTGCCAATACCGGGAACTATGCAGACATCAAAGCCAAGGCTAAGGAGAGTGGTTATGAATACCTGGAGGGTTACTCAGATGGATTCGCCACCACCTCTCCGGCAGGCAGCTATCCGCCGAATGCCTTGGGTTTATATGACCTCGGCGGCAATGTCTGGGAATGGTGCCAGGACTGGTATAACGCGGAAAAAAACACGCGCGTTCTTCGTGGTGGGAGCTGGTATGATGCCGCCCCGGTCTATCTGCGCTCCGCCTCCCGTTTCCCGGTGGACCCCACCTTTAGTCATGATTTCAATGGCTTCCGGTGCGTCTTGGTTGTGGCAAAGAAGTGA
- a CDS encoding formylglycine-generating enzyme family protein, with product MRYSIVRFVILSACLSLFSNCANTPGPASAETSLPPATKEAPFVNSLGMKFVPVPGTNILMCTTETNVTQCGALGIYSVHSSQGERPGAGIEWEQAKEWCGKMSQREGRRYRLPTHAEWDMAVGTGRLYPWGDAWPPPDNFANYNGQEMKTAIVVDEIKGELHGVNAATTIKEYRDRHPFTAPCGSYPANELGIHDLAGNVWEWVNGSPSLRGGGYMQDATDHTVLTSLYHRNIVPNIPDDTSNAGFRVVIEP from the coding sequence ATGAGATATTCTATTGTGCGATTCGTTATCTTGTCCGCCTGCCTCTCTTTGTTTTCGAATTGCGCTAATACCCCGGGACCTGCTTCCGCTGAGACTTCGCTGCCGCCAGCTACCAAGGAGGCACCTTTCGTCAATAGTCTGGGAATGAAGTTTGTGCCCGTGCCTGGAACGAACATTCTGATGTGCACCACGGAGACAAATGTCACCCAATGTGGGGCGCTGGGGATTTATTCCGTACATTCTAGCCAGGGTGAACGGCCCGGCGCTGGCATAGAATGGGAGCAGGCCAAAGAATGGTGCGGTAAAATGTCACAGCGCGAGGGGCGTCGCTACCGGTTGCCGACACATGCGGAATGGGACATGGCTGTGGGGACGGGCAGACTCTATCCTTGGGGAGACGCATGGCCGCCACCGGACAACTTTGCCAACTACAATGGCCAGGAGATGAAAACGGCGATTGTTGTAGATGAAATTAAAGGCGAGCTACACGGAGTGAACGCTGCGACCACAATCAAGGAATACCGAGATCGACACCCATTTACCGCACCTTGTGGAAGTTATCCAGCAAATGAGCTTGGCATTCATGACCTAGCCGGAAATGTATGGGAATGGGTCAATGGCAGCCCCAGCTTACGCGGCGGAGGCTATATGCAGGATGCCACCGATCACACCGTTCTCACGTCGCTCTATCATCGGAACATTGTGCCTAACATTCCAGACGACACTTCGAATGCAGGGTTTCGTGTCGTGATTGAGCCCTAA
- a CDS encoding formylglycine-generating enzyme family protein — translation MKFVPIPGTHILMCTTETRVAEFQAAGFTYNPPWYPQGGNHPAVNIQWSEAKNWCAWLSKKEGRTYRLPTEQEWNAATGPFSYTWGDNWPPAYKAGNFAGQEWRTAPAVDLQQMKELWKSKVGGQWSLIKDYHDYQLYTAEVSSGQVDGLGLHHLSGNVWEWCESQVLKGGSWVDGDREVLKSRYAASRPLYDFDNGFRCVLVK, via the coding sequence ATGAAATTCGTGCCTATTCCTGGCACGCATATTTTGATGTGTACCACGGAGACCCGTGTGGCTGAGTTTCAGGCCGCTGGGTTCACCTATAATCCTCCTTGGTATCCGCAAGGAGGCAATCATCCAGCCGTGAATATTCAGTGGTCCGAAGCCAAGAACTGGTGCGCCTGGTTGAGCAAGAAGGAAGGGCGCACTTACCGGTTACCTACAGAGCAGGAGTGGAATGCCGCGACAGGACCCTTTAGCTATACTTGGGGAGACAACTGGCCTCCTGCCTACAAGGCGGGAAACTTTGCCGGGCAGGAGTGGCGCACGGCTCCTGCCGTGGATTTACAGCAGATGAAGGAATTATGGAAGTCGAAGGTAGGTGGACAGTGGAGTCTCATCAAAGACTACCATGACTACCAGCTTTACACGGCGGAGGTCTCCAGCGGGCAGGTTGACGGCCTGGGGCTTCATCATCTGAGCGGCAATGTGTGGGAGTGGTGTGAATCCCAGGTACTGAAGGGGGGATCTTGGGTCGACGGAGATCGCGAGGTGCTGAAGTCAAGATATGCGGCTAGTCGCCCGCTTTACGACTTCGACAACGGTTTCCGCTGCGTGTTGGTGAAGTGA